Proteins encoded together in one Papaver somniferum cultivar HN1 unplaced genomic scaffold, ASM357369v1 unplaced-scaffold_117, whole genome shotgun sequence window:
- the LOC113330238 gene encoding uncharacterized protein LOC113330238 isoform X2 has translation MENVERAEKSGEPESLTGITETAVESEILEHYKIKCVQLSVELENKKVEFAKLQGKLGEVEETRKTAATDESERTPADATECWRKMFSDLAERMESRMLDLENIVLRMDNKISTMEGCVESRISKLESQVLRSGKESSILRCVQLHHCEKIESDTRGSQNDVTQSVEKLRDENDRMDSDVYGCKTKEKVLYDAGSLRVSSEGENVEERKGLGCSEERPSQHGSSSQDHLEMSTEPFVHLVSDDDSVEILGESEDSDGSSDSERSLGSLLDMLAMKYRNTNEGKEIKWKFEADMLSSFGEEPELCVKAVCALYRQQISEGKGLLHNSDALRNWVAPEILVVDFSDKGFAGFPRFKICSCWLNSEIWCLWLHVHREEGQPSKMFIVLMNKME, from the exons ATGGAAAATGTTGAAAGAGCAGAAAAGTCTGGAGAACCAGAATCATTAACTGGAATTACGGAAACTGCTGTTGAATCAGAGATTCTGGAGCATTACAAAATTAAGTGTGTTCAATTGTCTGTGGAGCTTGAGAACAAGAAAGTCGAGTTCGCTAAACTCCAGGGTAAATTAGGGGAGGTAGAAGAAACTAGAAAGACTGCTGCTACAGATGAGAGTGAACGGACACCCGCGGATGCAACTGAAtgttggaggaaaatgttttcTGATTTGGCAGAAAGAATGGAGTCTCGCATGTTGGATTTGGAGAACATAGTCCTGAGGATGGATAATAAAATTTCAACAATGGAAGGATGTGTAGAGTCTCGCATTTCAAAGTTGGAGAGCCAAGTCCTGAGAAGTGGAAAGGAAAGTTCAATATTGAGATGTGTACAATTGCACCATTGTGAAAAGATAGAGTCCGACACGCGGGGTTCGCAAAATGACGTTACTCAAAGTGTTGAAAAGCTAAGAGATGAAAATGACAGGATGGATTCTGATGTGTATGGGTGTAAAACCAAAGAGAAGGTGCTGTATGATGCTGGTAGTCTGCGTGTATCAAGTGAGGGTGAAAACGTTGAAGAAAGGAAGGGTTTGGGCTGCTCAGAGGAGAGACCATCTCAACATGGATCATCATCTCAAGATCATCTGGAAATGAGTACTGAGCCTTTCGTGCACTTGGTCTCAGATGATGACAGTGTTGAAATTCTTGGCGAGTCTGAAGATTCTGATGGTTCTTCTGATTCAGAACGTTCTCTTGGGTCCCTTTTGGACATGCTGGCGATGAAATATAGGAATACGAACGAAGGCAAAGAAATCAAATGGAAGTTTGAGGCTGACATGCTTTCTTCATTTGGAGAGGAACCTGAGCTGTGTGTGAAAGCTGTTTGTGCTCTCTATCGACAGCAGATTTCTGAAGGCAAGGGGTTGCTCCATAATAGCGATGCGCTCAG GAATTGGGTGGCACCAGAAATATTAGTGGTTGATTTCTCCGATAAAGGATTTGCTGGCTTCCCCAGATTTAAAATCTGTAGTTGTTGGTTGAACAGTGAGATTTGGTGCTTGTGGCTGCACGTGCACAGGGAAGAAGGCCAGCCATCAAAAATGTTCATAGTTCTAATGAATAAAATGGAATGA
- the LOC113330222 gene encoding uncharacterized protein LOC113330222 isoform X2 → MIRSRAKLGLSSVVVMEAARQEAGGGDEKICRRNDGKIYCKNVNGDNKLQYCDKHYKDFTDFYTENPSLLISSNKIRFLPKEKMEEIEFLMKNKLPLPDEHLCRHNNGTWRCKNLRMAHSVPKTKYCERHYNYYKNLRKKKTSRDGDGASGIKTRDPNFSKMRNKVMEEHDRSLDVTGIQPAANSSTKNPSSMTSKKRKYLKKNKEEMEMKLLPDEHFCSHTSGIYRCGNFSMSHGAAAEDPSVPKSRFCEKHYNYYSNYYNNLKKKKKLFKNTSRDGEGAGTGIGPIEPRDSNCSKSRKKIMEEHDRSLDVAGIQPAASGDFSDRIGRTMENVERAEKSGEPESLTGNMETVVESESLEHHKSKCFELSVEFEKRKVECTKLQGKLAEVEEIRKTAAADETQRTHADAFECWRKMFSDLAESMESRILDLENIVLRMDNKLSTMEGYVESRISKLESLVLRSGKESSTLRCVQLHSSEKIDCEAQGSQNDVIQRGEKQRDENDRKDSNVYECKTKEKVLNVYDPGSLRVLSEGENVEEWKGWGCSEERPSQHGSSSQDHLEMYTEPFVHLVSDEDSVEILGESEDSDSECSLGALMDMLAMKYRNTNEDKEIKWKFEADMVSSFEEEPELCMKAVCSLYRQQICEDKGLLHNSDALRNWVAPDKQVAGFSVIVR, encoded by the exons atgatCAGATCTAGGGCAAAATTAGGACTTTCTTCTGTTGTTGTAATGGAGGCGGCTCGTCAGGAAGCCGGTGGTGGTGATGAAAAGATTTGCAGAAGAAACGATGGGAAAATTTATTGCAAGAATGTTAATGGTGACAATAAGCTACAGTACTGTGATAAACATTACAAGGATTTTACAGATTTTTATACAGAGAATCCTTCTTTGCTGATAAGTTCAAACAAGATTAGATTTCTACCCAAGGAGAAGATGGAGGAGATTGAGTTCCTGATGAAGAATAAGCTCCCGCTACCAGATGAGCACTTATGTCGTCACAATAATGGTACATGGAGATGCAAGAATTTAAGGATGGCTCATAGTGTTCCTAAGACTAAGTATTGTGAAAGACATTACAATTATTATAAGAATCTTCGGAAGAAGAAGACAAGTAGAGATGGTGATGGTGCTTCTGGTATAAAAACTAGGGATCCCAATTTCTCAAAAATGAGGAACAAGGTAATGGAAGAACATGACCGCTCCCTTGATGTAACAGGAATTCAACCAGCTGCTA ATTCTTCTACTAAGAATCCTTCTTCGATGActtcaaaaaagagaaaatatctaAAGAAGAACAAGGAGGAGATGGAGATGAAGCTGCTTCCAGATGAACACTTCTGTTCTCACACATCTGGTATATATAGATGCGGGAATTTTAGTATGAGTCATGGAGCGGCTGCGGAGGATCCTAGTGTTCCTAAAAGTAGATTTTGTGAAAAACATTACAATTATTATTCAAATTATTATAACAatcttaagaagaagaagaagcttttTAAGAATACAAGTAGAGATGGGGAAGGTGCAGGTACAGGTATAGGCCCTATAGAACCTAGGGATTCCAATTGCTCAAAATCGAGGAAGAAGATAATGGAAGAACATGACCGCTCCCTTGATGTAGCAGGAATTCAACCAGCTGCTAGTGGTGATTTCT CTGATAGAATCGGGAGGACGATGGAAAATGTTGAAAGAGCAGAAAAGTCTGGAGAACCAGAATCATTGACCGGAAATATGGAAACAGTGGTTGAATCGGAGAGTCTGGAGCATCACAAAAGTAAGTGTTTTGAATTGTCTGTGGAGTTCGAGAAGAGGAAAGTGGAGTGCACTAAACTCCAGGGTAAATTGGCGGAGGTAGAAGAAATTAGAAAGACTGCTGCTGCAGATGAGACTCAACGGACACATGCGGATGCATTTGAATGTTGGAGAAAAATGTTCTCCGATTTGGCAGAAAGTATGGAGTCTCGCATTTTGGATTTGGAGAACATAGTCCTGAGGATGGATAATAAACTTTCAACAATGGAAGGATATGTAGAGTCTCGCATTTCGAAGTTGGAGAGCCTAGTCCTGAGAAGTGGAAAGGAAAGTTCAACATTGAGATGTGTACAATTGCACAGTTCTGAAAAGATAGATTGCGAAGCGCAGGGTTCGCAAAATGACGTTATTCAAAGGGGTGAAAAGCAAAGAGATGAAAACGACAGGAAAGATTCCAATGTGTATGAGTGTAAAACCAAAGAGAAGGTGCTAAATGTGTATGACCCTGGTAGTCTACGTGTTTTAAGTGAGGGTGAAAACGTTGAAGAGTGGAAGGGGTGGGGCTGTTCGGAGGAGAGACCATCTCAACATGGATCATCATCTCAAGATCATCTGGAAATGTATACGGAGCCTTTTGTGCACTTGGTCTCAGATGAGGACAGTGTTGAAATTCTTGGCGAGTCTGAAGATTCTGATTCAGAATGTTCGCTTGGGGCCCTTATGGACATGCTGGCAATGAAATATAGGAATACAAACGAAGACAAAGAAATCAAATGGAAGTTTGAGGCTGATATGGTTTCTTCATTTGAAGAGGAACCTGAGCTGTGTATGAAAGCTGTTTGTTCTCTCTATCGACAGCAGATATGTGAAGACAAGGGGTTGCTCCATAACAGCGACGCACTCAG GAATTGGGTGGCACCAGATAAACAAGTGGCCGGATTCTCCGTAATTGTCAGATAA
- the LOC113330222 gene encoding uncharacterized protein LOC113330222 isoform X1, giving the protein MIRSRAKLGLSSVVVMEAARQEAGGGDEKICRRNDGKIYCKNVNGDNKLQYCDKHYKDFTDFYTENPSLLISSNKIRFLPKEKMEEIEFLMKNKLPLPDEHLCRHNNGTWRCKNLRMAHSVPKTKYCERHYNYYKNLRKKKTSRDGDGASGIKTRDPNFSKMRNKVMEEHDRSLDVTGIQPAANSSTKNPSSMTSKKRKYLKKNKEEMEMKLLPDEHFCSHTSGIYRCGNFSMSHGAAAEDPSVPKSRFCEKHYNYYSNYYNNLKKKKKLFKNTSRDGEGAGTGIGPIEPRDSNCSKSRKKIMEEHDRSLDVAGIQPAASGDFSDRIGRTMENVERAEKSGEPESLTGNMETVVESESLEHHKSKCFELSVEFEKRKVECTKLQGKLAEVEEIRKTAAADETQRTHADAFECWRKMFSDLAESMESRILDLENIVLRMDNKLSTMEGYVESRISKLESLVLRSGKESSTLRCVQLHSSEKIDCEAQGSQNDVIQRGEKQRDENDRKDSNVYECKTKEKVLNVYDPGSLRVLSEGENVEEWKGWGCSEERPSQHGSSSQDHLEMYTEPFVHLVSDEDSVEILGESEDSDSECSLGALMDMLAMKYRNTNEDKEIKWKFEADMVSSFEEEPELCMKAVCSLYRQQICEDKGLLHNSDALRCTTLAKFLMDEDCEGDLNKSVKELEIFDSTAVEDCKRLARRYSTQLFSIYQNGKDPFFLPATTGAIHGDETAK; this is encoded by the exons atgatCAGATCTAGGGCAAAATTAGGACTTTCTTCTGTTGTTGTAATGGAGGCGGCTCGTCAGGAAGCCGGTGGTGGTGATGAAAAGATTTGCAGAAGAAACGATGGGAAAATTTATTGCAAGAATGTTAATGGTGACAATAAGCTACAGTACTGTGATAAACATTACAAGGATTTTACAGATTTTTATACAGAGAATCCTTCTTTGCTGATAAGTTCAAACAAGATTAGATTTCTACCCAAGGAGAAGATGGAGGAGATTGAGTTCCTGATGAAGAATAAGCTCCCGCTACCAGATGAGCACTTATGTCGTCACAATAATGGTACATGGAGATGCAAGAATTTAAGGATGGCTCATAGTGTTCCTAAGACTAAGTATTGTGAAAGACATTACAATTATTATAAGAATCTTCGGAAGAAGAAGACAAGTAGAGATGGTGATGGTGCTTCTGGTATAAAAACTAGGGATCCCAATTTCTCAAAAATGAGGAACAAGGTAATGGAAGAACATGACCGCTCCCTTGATGTAACAGGAATTCAACCAGCTGCTA ATTCTTCTACTAAGAATCCTTCTTCGATGActtcaaaaaagagaaaatatctaAAGAAGAACAAGGAGGAGATGGAGATGAAGCTGCTTCCAGATGAACACTTCTGTTCTCACACATCTGGTATATATAGATGCGGGAATTTTAGTATGAGTCATGGAGCGGCTGCGGAGGATCCTAGTGTTCCTAAAAGTAGATTTTGTGAAAAACATTACAATTATTATTCAAATTATTATAACAatcttaagaagaagaagaagcttttTAAGAATACAAGTAGAGATGGGGAAGGTGCAGGTACAGGTATAGGCCCTATAGAACCTAGGGATTCCAATTGCTCAAAATCGAGGAAGAAGATAATGGAAGAACATGACCGCTCCCTTGATGTAGCAGGAATTCAACCAGCTGCTAGTGGTGATTTCT CTGATAGAATCGGGAGGACGATGGAAAATGTTGAAAGAGCAGAAAAGTCTGGAGAACCAGAATCATTGACCGGAAATATGGAAACAGTGGTTGAATCGGAGAGTCTGGAGCATCACAAAAGTAAGTGTTTTGAATTGTCTGTGGAGTTCGAGAAGAGGAAAGTGGAGTGCACTAAACTCCAGGGTAAATTGGCGGAGGTAGAAGAAATTAGAAAGACTGCTGCTGCAGATGAGACTCAACGGACACATGCGGATGCATTTGAATGTTGGAGAAAAATGTTCTCCGATTTGGCAGAAAGTATGGAGTCTCGCATTTTGGATTTGGAGAACATAGTCCTGAGGATGGATAATAAACTTTCAACAATGGAAGGATATGTAGAGTCTCGCATTTCGAAGTTGGAGAGCCTAGTCCTGAGAAGTGGAAAGGAAAGTTCAACATTGAGATGTGTACAATTGCACAGTTCTGAAAAGATAGATTGCGAAGCGCAGGGTTCGCAAAATGACGTTATTCAAAGGGGTGAAAAGCAAAGAGATGAAAACGACAGGAAAGATTCCAATGTGTATGAGTGTAAAACCAAAGAGAAGGTGCTAAATGTGTATGACCCTGGTAGTCTACGTGTTTTAAGTGAGGGTGAAAACGTTGAAGAGTGGAAGGGGTGGGGCTGTTCGGAGGAGAGACCATCTCAACATGGATCATCATCTCAAGATCATCTGGAAATGTATACGGAGCCTTTTGTGCACTTGGTCTCAGATGAGGACAGTGTTGAAATTCTTGGCGAGTCTGAAGATTCTGATTCAGAATGTTCGCTTGGGGCCCTTATGGACATGCTGGCAATGAAATATAGGAATACAAACGAAGACAAAGAAATCAAATGGAAGTTTGAGGCTGATATGGTTTCTTCATTTGAAGAGGAACCTGAGCTGTGTATGAAAGCTGTTTGTTCTCTCTATCGACAGCAGATATGTGAAGACAAGGGGTTGCTCCATAACAGCGACGCACTCAG GTGTACTACTTTGGCCAAGTTTTTAATGGATGAGGACTGCGAAGGTGACCTGAACAAGTCTGTCAAAGAGCTGGAGATATTCGATTCTACAGCAGTTGAGGACTGCAAGAGGCTGGCTAGAAGATACTCGACGCAGTTATTCAGTATTTATCAAAATGGAAAAGATCCTTTTTTTCTTCCAGCTACAACTGGCGCCATCCATGGAGATGAAACTGCCAAGTGA
- the LOC113330238 gene encoding uncharacterized protein LOC113330238 isoform X1 → MENVERAEKSGEPESLTGITETAVESEILEHYKIKCVQLSVELENKKVEFAKLQGKLGEVEETRKTAATDESERTPADATECWRKMFSDLAERMESRMLDLENIVLRMDNKISTMEGCVESRISKLESQVLRSGKESSILRCVQLHHCEKIESDTRGSQNDVTQSVEKLRDENDRMDSDVYGCKTKEKVLYDAGSLRVSSEGENVEERKGLGCSEERPSQHGSSSQDHLEMSTEPFVHLVSDDDSVEILGESEDSDGSSDSERSLGSLLDMLAMKYRNTNEGKEIKWKFEADMLSSFGEEPELCVKAVCALYRQQISEGKGLLHNSDALRCTTLAKFLLDGDCEGDLNKSVEELETFDSKAVDVCKRLARRYSTQSFNIYQNGKDPLFLPATTPSRGDQAAK, encoded by the exons ATGGAAAATGTTGAAAGAGCAGAAAAGTCTGGAGAACCAGAATCATTAACTGGAATTACGGAAACTGCTGTTGAATCAGAGATTCTGGAGCATTACAAAATTAAGTGTGTTCAATTGTCTGTGGAGCTTGAGAACAAGAAAGTCGAGTTCGCTAAACTCCAGGGTAAATTAGGGGAGGTAGAAGAAACTAGAAAGACTGCTGCTACAGATGAGAGTGAACGGACACCCGCGGATGCAACTGAAtgttggaggaaaatgttttcTGATTTGGCAGAAAGAATGGAGTCTCGCATGTTGGATTTGGAGAACATAGTCCTGAGGATGGATAATAAAATTTCAACAATGGAAGGATGTGTAGAGTCTCGCATTTCAAAGTTGGAGAGCCAAGTCCTGAGAAGTGGAAAGGAAAGTTCAATATTGAGATGTGTACAATTGCACCATTGTGAAAAGATAGAGTCCGACACGCGGGGTTCGCAAAATGACGTTACTCAAAGTGTTGAAAAGCTAAGAGATGAAAATGACAGGATGGATTCTGATGTGTATGGGTGTAAAACCAAAGAGAAGGTGCTGTATGATGCTGGTAGTCTGCGTGTATCAAGTGAGGGTGAAAACGTTGAAGAAAGGAAGGGTTTGGGCTGCTCAGAGGAGAGACCATCTCAACATGGATCATCATCTCAAGATCATCTGGAAATGAGTACTGAGCCTTTCGTGCACTTGGTCTCAGATGATGACAGTGTTGAAATTCTTGGCGAGTCTGAAGATTCTGATGGTTCTTCTGATTCAGAACGTTCTCTTGGGTCCCTTTTGGACATGCTGGCGATGAAATATAGGAATACGAACGAAGGCAAAGAAATCAAATGGAAGTTTGAGGCTGACATGCTTTCTTCATTTGGAGAGGAACCTGAGCTGTGTGTGAAAGCTGTTTGTGCTCTCTATCGACAGCAGATTTCTGAAGGCAAGGGGTTGCTCCATAATAGCGATGCGCTCAG GTGTACTACTTTGGCCAAGTTTCTATTGGATGGGGACTGCGAAGGTGACCTCAACAAGTCTGTCGAAGAGTTGGAGACATTTGATTCTAAAGCCGTTGACGTCTGTAAGAGGCTGGCTAGAAGATACTCGACGCAGTCATTCAATATTTACCAAAATGGGAAAGATCCTCTTTTCCTTCCTGCTACAACTCCCAGCCGTGGAGATCAAGCGGCTAAGTGA